The genomic window TAGCTGAGGGCGATTCCTACGGAGGAGACACTAGTCCCTGTGTGATCAGACATTCATGTTGTAGCCATTGATGAGGGGCTTTAGGAAggtcctgtgtttatttttattacttatttgtaTCCTGCTGGGTTCCATGGGAATTAAGGCAGTATAGAACACAGCTGAGTGTTCTGGAAAAGGGccagtttccttttattctaaaAGCAGTAGTGATTGCTAATGAGTGATTCTGTTTGACTTCTTCAGGTGAATTATGAagaagaattttaatgtttttaatggtGTTGTGTGGCCTCTCTCTGATGGTCCCTCATTTGCTTGAGTCAGTGACAGCTGTGAGTAGAAAGGAGTATCGGTAGGTTAGGAAATGGTCTGAGCCCAGATAAACTTTTGGGGCCATAATTTCTTACAGAGAGTGTGGGTgatgtggggagcaggggaggcggTTGGTCTCTCAAGGGCAGGGCAAGTGAactggggagggtggagggagatAGCAGTGCAGAACTTGGGGGAGCTGGATGAGATGTCCAGTGGGGCAGGCTCAAGTTTGAAAAGCCAAAGAGCCCCACCCATTTTGGTTTCACTCCCGTCTCCCTCAGTAGGGAGAAAGCTGGGTGCTCggacctcccttcctctcctgcacCTTTGACTTTGCCCTGGGCAGACCTGCAGAAAGGATGGCGGAAGGAAGTGAGAGGGCGTCTTTGGCTCTTGGGCTTGAACCTTCTTGCTGTTGGCTACTCTGGGTGTTGGCAGAGAGTGGAGTAAGGATATGGTTTGGAGAAAATCAGGATGCTAAAGGTTTTTCCTTATCCTACTCCATCTCCAGCAGCGGTGACTCCTAACCATGGTGGAAGCCCAGGTCACATATGGGCACTTACCCATGAAAGGGCACAGGTGTGAGTCCCATCTCCTGACTTAAAGAGTGATGCTTGGCAgatttttttgtcctttgattAAAGGATACCGCTCAGCCAGAGTCTGGCACACGTTTCTCCTTATATCTGCCCCTGACTACGCTCTCTGCTCAGCTGTTCAGTGGGTTCATAGTGCAGGTTTGCTGTGCGTGCTGAGTCCCATTTCTAATGAAAGTAGACTTTGTTCTCAGGAGGCAGCTAATCGTGCCCCATGGGCTGTAATCAGGGAGAAGGTATTTAACACAGGGCAGGCGGCAACAGGCGGCCGCACTGACTGGCAGATTGCAACATGGCAATTAGGAAGCTATCCACCCCCCTTTCCACCCCAGCAGAGCCAGGCTGAGTCTATCTGAACTGAGTTGAGTGAGTGAAGAATGAATGCTatgcagaggaggaaggggaaggcgGGGCTAGGCAGGGCGAGGCGGAGCCGGGGTATGAGGAGAGCAGCTTTCCCTTCCCACTGCTGCTGTGGGTGTCTCCCTCAGCAGTGCCAGAGGAGCCCCAGACCACACTGGGTCAGCCAGAGGTTTTAACCTAGGCCTCAGTCTTTCTCCTGGTGCACAGCTGTTCTTGTAGTGCAAACCCAGCCCATGACCTGGTAGCCCTACGTCCTGAGTCCTCTGCCCCCAGTTCTTTGAAGCTCAGGTGGTTTGGGGTGAGGGTTGGGAGTGGGATTCTTCTCGGTCAGTTTCTAGACTTTCCAAAAGACCATTTTCTTGGAGGTGCCCTGGAACCAGCCCAGCAGCCAGAGGCCAAGAGACCCCAAAAggctgcttgcttgcttgcttatgGTGGCCCATATCTCATTCCGAGTTATCTGGCTACTTTCCCTGGGGACTTCCTCTTCTTGACGTGGGATTGGGAAATCCTGTTTGGGCTAAAACACTCCAAGGCAAGATGGGAATCTTTGGGTGAAGGAGATGTGACCACTGGAGGCCGAGACCGGTAGCTGGGTCTTCCTGGTGGGACTGCCCTGCTGTCTTGCAGCCCACCTTTTATCTTCCCCTGGCTGTGAGCCTGGTGTCCAGCTGCTTCTTGCTTTGTTCTCCAGTGCACCTGGCGTTGCTCTCACTCTAGGGTCTGTCCTTCCCTGCCACACTTCAGTCAAGGACAGTGGCCTGTCAGCCCTGTTGCGTTCCTGTTCAGTGATGGAAtcgtcccacccccacccctaccccctgcTGCTGTGGGCCCCAACACGTACTGGTATTTATGGACATGGGGCAGGGAGTGAGACAGACTCTCCTTCATGGGCTTGTGTTTGGGACACTGCAGGCTCCCTAGCAGACTATTTCCCTGGTGGGCATTGCCTTCTGCTTCCCCAGTTGGGAGTGGCTCCCTTTCTTGTGGCTCTGCTGTGTATGGAGAGAGCAGGCTCTGGCCGGGAGAGAGAACTGTCTGCCATCGCTGGCACCACTCATCCTGGAGCATGGGTGATTGCGGtgctccctgtctccctgccagcCACTTCCACACTGTCTGTTCCCTCAGCAAGCCAGGTTATCCAGCTGGGAAAGCCCTGAGAGTGTGTGCTGTGGGGCCCGGGAGTGGGGACTTGAGGTCAAGATGAGGCAGGATGTGTGACAAGTAGAGCTAGGGCTTGTGGGCTGTGGAGTGAAGGCCTCCCTCCGTCCAGGGAAGATCCCCAGATACAGGAGTGCGTCAGTTTGCTTCCTGCCTGCCCGCCTGCCACCCAGTCAGGTGTCCTGGTGCCTAGAGGCCAGTATGGGTATTGGTATGAATAGggctaaggaagaaaagaagaggctGAGAATCGAGGGGGCCCACAACGTGGCCTGCAGCTGATGGGGATGCAGATGAGGAAGGGAGCAGGCCCAACTCTAGAGTCTCCCTCCCTGGATTTTGCAGAGGTTCTTGGCTACTGTATCTCTTACTCTGTGTTTCTGGCTGTCCTTTTCTAACTCATGTCCCCCACGCTTACGCTCCCTGAGTATCAGCACCCAGGTATCTAGGATGGCTTGTGACTTTCTGGGCCTCTCCCTCAGGCCATAGGAGCTCCCACCCTGGGGCCCTCAGGAGGGGCCCCAGGGAACCTGCGGGGGTGTCTTGTTTGCTCCCCCACACCCCAGGAATGTGCTGTCCTTTTGGGCCCGCCCGGATTCCTGTGCAGGGAGTCAGCCCGACACAGCACGCTGCTTGTGCCCTGTGGGGACATGTCCGCCTCACCATCAAAGGGGTGGAGGTTGGCGGCTCGTGCCTGCTGCCATGCCCCAGCTCCCCCCAGAACCCCAAGGGAGAGACCAGGCTGCCCAGACAGAGGAGGGAGGCCACTCCTGCTTCCCCGCCCTCCCTACCCCCACTGTTCttcctgcctcgggctctgttgGAATGTGACAGGAGTTGGGGCCAGGGCATGTCCCGACAGCAGGAACACATGCTTTAGCCCGCAAGGCTTCCCTCAGCCCCCAGCTCTATTTATGTGAATGGTGGCGGGAAGATTGTTTATGCCCAGAAGGCCACCTGAGGTTACTGCCTCCGTTGGTCCCTGTGGTGGCTGCTGCCCCCGTGCTGTGGCCCCGCTTATTACAGGTAGGCGCAGGGCTCAGCTCAACGCTCCCACGAACCTGGACAGGACCTCACGGGTCACTCAGTCTAGCCACCTGTGTGTGGAAGAGAAACCAGTGAGGGACTTAGCTGGGGCCACACAGTGTGTCAGAAGCAGCATAGCCTGGAGCCCTGTGTCTCAGCTCCCCAGAGTTGGTTTTTCAGAAGTTTTTCTCCTCGACCTCCCCTCCCTAGTTGCAAAGTCTGTTTACCACCGTTACACACAGAAGCAGTCTTTGGGCTCCTGGGAACATTGCTAGGAAGTTTTCCCCACATCTTCTTGGTCTCCGCTAGGCTTTTTCCTGGTGTTCTCTTCTGCAAGCCATGCTCCCCAAATCTCTTAGTTTCCAGACTCTGAGAAGCCTGAGAGATGAACAGGACAGGTGTGGGGTAGGATAGGGACAGAACAGGGCCAGACCTATTCCCAAATCAGGCATGTGGTCAGCAGAGACCACGAGCACATACAAGACACACATGTGTCTTGTGTGGGCCTGTGACAGTGCTTTCACAGGGAAAGGAGCCCAGTGCTTCCAGTCCTCTCCCgcttcctctcctttttccagAACCCCTGGTCCATGACTTTTCTGCCTGGCTCTTCCTGGGGGGCCTTCCAAGTCCTGGACTGGGTAGGTCAGTCCGTGGCCCTGACAGACACGCAGCTGACACCTGGTttccactttcttctcttctccggTTTCAGGAGCTGTTGGCTAGAGGAAGTGGAGGGGCCGTGGGATGCAGAGAGCCGAGGGCTAACTCTGGGACAGCGGAACAGAGAGAGCTGCCGACGATCAGACGGTATGTCCCTGTGagacctgctccccacccccacccccagagctccCTTTCCGGGAGGCTGGCAGGTAAGGGGGCAGGTAGGTGGCCTCTCTTGGTGGGGGCTGGTGAAAAGAGAACGGTGGAGGCCAGAGAGGATTGGCCTTCAGGGCTTACAAGCTTAGAGACCCCACCGAGGAAACTGGGTTGGAGGAGCACCCTCAAACCCTCACTTTCTGGTTCctggtgtgttttgtttgttttgtttttttgagctAACACGAATGTTTCCTAAATGCCAGGTAACTGTAAAAAAGGTTAGTGGTTTATGTAATCTTCACAGAAGGTCTATGAAATTGGTGCTCTCCTCATCCCCTGTTTATAGTTGGGGAAACCGATTCATAGGGAACAGTTTTTCCCTCTGAGGCATTTTTTTATAAGCCCACAAAGGCGAGTGGTGGGCCATTCTTAGATATACTGTCCCACTCCTAGACCATAATCCGCTCTTCCTGGTGCCCAGAACCTAGGCCCTGCCTTTCACACCCACCTGGCGCATTGGGCCCTTGTCGCCTCCAGCACTCCCCTGACCCTTGGGCATTGAGATACCAAAGTCCAGGTTTCTAATGATCCCGGCAATGGCCCAGGCCTGTCTCCCTGCCTGGTGGCTCCTACACATGTCCCTTTTACTGTCCTTTTTTCCTCAGTCTGGGGGCCTCTTGCCCATGTCTCTGAgccttccccctcccttgcttcccCTCAGCAGGTTGAGGAGCCCTCACCTCCCAGGATGACCAGCGCAGCCCCTGCTAAGAAACCGTACCGTAAGGCCCCACCTGAGCATCGGGAGTTGCGGCTGGAGGTTCCTGGATCCCGGCTGGAGCAGGAGGTCAGAAGACTGGTACTCCTGCCCTGGCTGCCAGATGCAGGCCCTTGAGGCTGGGTGTCTGATTGACTTCTCCCACCTGAGGAGATTCTAGTCCCCCAAGTTGGGGTGTGGGTGTGGCATTGCTGATACATGTTTGGGGTCTCCTAGCTGCAGCACTGCTGGTGGGGGCAATGTAGGCTTATAGGGGACAGCTGTGAGTACATGTCCACATGTCAGGGAACCCGGGGTCTTCATGGCTCAAGAGAAATGATCCCAGCCAGTATCATTCTTCCTGCAAGAGGCAGCCCACGGGACTGAGGGGTCCTAACTTGCTGGAGGCTGGGTCTCTGTGGAGGAAGTCGTGCTCTGGCTTCTTCCCCACAGACCAGCTGTTCTTTGCTGCCCCCGAAAGTCCTGGCCCTTCCTCCAGCTTTGCCTTGTTTGGCCAACATTTGTTAAATACATGCTCCCAGCCAGGAACTGTTGTTAGGTTCTTAGGAGGCCTTCTTCAGGCAACTGTAAAACATTGTCCAAATAGGCCTCCCTCATTCAGCTTACTCTCAGGAGGAAAGGAGCTTGCAGTGTAGGTCCCTTGCTACTGTGTTTCTACCCTGTTGCAGCATGTTGAGCACATTCACAGAACTTGAGAGATCATCATACATGCATACATCAGGCGTACCATGGCCCGCTTTGGTCAGATTCAGGTCAGGAATGCTGTGACTTGCCTGTTTTCAGTTCAgggaacattaaataaaaaggcCAGGTATTGCGCTAGATGCCACCCAGTGGGCATTCCCTTGGTTTTGTGGATGAGGACGCTGAGGCTCAGCAAGGCTAATGTAAGCAGAGTGTGGCAGAATAGGATCAGATCCAGGTGTCATTAGCTTCAAAGTCCATGGTCTGGGCCACCCCCTCATTTTCCTGCCTGGGACTGGTATTCTGCGGCAGTCTGCTCCATTTAGAGTGGGCTGCTTGACATTTCCCTGCTCTGTGGCTGGCTGAGCTCTGGCTCTTGGGCCGTAACTAGTGTGGGGGCTTGGGGAGGATGGGGCAGGAGGTAAAAAGCCGGATAAGGATGAGACTCTTTACTCCTCTCAGTCAGGGTTGGCCCAAAGGCTGTCCTTCATCTATGTACTTGTTCCTCTGGGGCCTCTGTAAGGGCCTGATTCTGCCCCCACTTCCTCCAGGGCCAAGAGGGCTTTGTTAGAGCTCAGAACCCTACTGTAGCTTGCCTGACTTCTTCACTTCTCTGGAATGTCTCTGCCATGCCTGTAGGGCCCACGGGGAGCCCAGTGAACAGTTGAGAGGCTCTCTTTATCCCTGGGAGATGTGGCGTGGGTACCAGGACTCATTTGCAGCCTGCTCTAAAGTTATGAGGGGGGTTGGAAGTGGTGTGGGTAAGGGTGAAGGTCGGaaggggttcttttttttttttttttttttttttttttttttttttttttttaaatttttttttaacatttatttattttgagacagagagagacagagcatgaacaggggaggggcagagagagagggagacacagagccggaagcaggcttcaggatctgagccatcagcccagagcccgacgcggggctcaaactcacggaacatgagattgtgacctgagccgaagtcggacgcttaaccgactgagccacccaggcgcccccggaaggGGTTCTTGAACCTTCTCATTGGCATGGCAGAGAGTAGTCTAGGCTCATCCAGGTGATACTGGATTGCCTCCATCTCTACAGGGCCCACTTTGTGAGATTGTTTGGGCTTTAGACATGGCCCTTTCCAGGTCTCTTTGGAGGATGGGCAAGCAGGGTGGGTCAGTGGTCTAGGGCTGAGCCTCAGGCTTCTGTTCTTTTGTGCACAGGAGCCCCTGACCGATGCAGAGAGGATGAAGTGAGTATCTGCTGCCTGAGAGCCTGCCCTGCTTTGCCTCAGCACTTCCCTCTTAGCGCCAGGCAAGGCTGTTGGTATAGTCGGGGTTTCATTGGATTAGGTAGAAGAAAAGGTTGGTGTGGAGCCTTTCTGGGCTCTGAGAGGAGGCTGGATATGGATATTCCTTCCGGAAAGAGTTTTTGTTCCATGGCTCCAAGAGAACCTGGAACCAAGGTGCTCTGGGGGCCTGCTCTTGCCAAAGAGCCTTTCCCCAGCTCCTGGCTCTCTTGTGCCAGCTGCCTCTCTGCAGCCTTTTCTGTCAGCCACGTGAGGCCTTTGGAGAGGAGGGCAGTGCTGGGCTGGATTTCCAGGAGATTAATAATGGAGTAGCCTGATTGTGCAGTGGGGAAACTGGAGCTGGAGGGCTTGGTGGCCGGCTGGCTTGGGCTGTAACCAGAGACAGACTGGGAACTTTCACGCCTCACACCAattctgtcttctcattcttcttCCGGGTGGGAGTGGATTCTACCATCCCCTCTGcttcccgcccctgcccccaagcCACGCTGTGTTCTCAGGGCCAGCAGGCCTATGGGATATGCTGCCCCAGACTCAGGCTCAGTCTCAAGGAGTCCCCTGTCCCCAGTTGCCTGTGCTCATGTCATCCCTACTCCTTCCTTCCTGAGTCCAGGCTGGGGTTCCAGGGCTGGTCCGTCTACCTCTGATGCTCCTCTGCCCTTGCCCCCTCACCCTGCCAGGCTGTTGCAGCAGGAGAACGAGGAGCTCCGCCGGCGCCTGGCCTCAGCCACCAGGCGCACCGAGGCCCTGGAGCGCGAGCTGGAGATCGGGCAGGACTGCTTGGAGCTGGAGCTGGGCCAGAGCCGCGAGGAGCTGGACAAATTTAAGGACAAATTCCGCAGGTGTGGAAAGGAGGGGCCAGGACACACCTGCATGCAGCCCCCACCATTCATAGGATTTTAGCTGGAAGAGGCCTCTGAGATCATCTGATTCTGATGGGGAAACTGCGGTTCGGGGAGAACAGCCTGCCCAAGGTCCCCTATCAAGGAGGGGCTGAGCGAGCAGGGTCTGAAGAGCAGATCTTGACCCAGGGGTCTGCCTCGTGTTCCTCCACAGGCTTCAGAACAGCTACACGGCTTCCCAGAGGACCAACCAGGAGCTGGAGGACAAGCTGCACACACTGGTAATCTGTCCGGGGTTGGGGGTGCGGTTTCGCTGGCACTGTGCTCATAGCAGAGCAGGGGGCTGGGACTTGCTGGGGGAATGCCACTGGGGcttggggaaggggctgggacgGCGGCGGGGAGGGGACCGCAGTGTGCTGTGCGCGTCAGGACTGTCTTAgtgctcacactgtttctcttctctcccgTCTTCCCCTcatgctgccgccgccgccgccgccctctCCTGTCAGGCCTCTCTTAGCCACAGCTGGATCTTTGCAGTTGCGTCTGAGTTTGTGTGTTTTCTCCCTTGCCCTGGCCTTCTCCTCAGATGAGCTCTGGGGTTGCCGGggccccttccctgtccctctgcccactGCTTTCCTCTCCCTTACGTGAGGCCCATTCGGTACAGTGCCTCCCTCCTTGGCTCTGGCAGAGGAACCGGTTGATGTCACCACTGAACACTCACAGCTTCTCCGCTGCAGTGGCAACAAGCCCAAGCCattgaggggggcagggggggccgTAGAGCCAGTCCCTGAACTGAAGATCAGAAGGCCGCTGCTGAGCCTGCCGCTCCCTCCTGGCTCAACTAGATAATCTCACAGGCGCCCCCAGctgcctcccagccccacccctccctcttcctggcCTGAGCCTGGAAGCAGCTCCACACGTAGGCTTCAGTCCCTGGGTTTGCACACTTACTTCTCTAGTCCAGCTGCTTTGCCTCCTGTGTAGAGCCCCTTGAGGGGCAGCTCTTGCCTCTGTCCTGGGCCCAGGTGGCAGCAGGTTATATCCAGAAAGCCCCTACCCCACAGCCAGCCCGGAGAACAGGAGAGGTGGCTGGTCTTCTTCTGTCTGTCCATCGTCTGTCTACTTCGTCCGCCTTGGCTGCCCCAGCACCTGTGGCTTCCTGTGTCTCTGGGCGGGGAGGAAGTGGAGGGGAGGAAGGCCggctggggtgaggggggggttCACACACGTTTTGTGCCTCAGATCAAGAAAGCGGAGATGGACAGGAAGACCCTGGACTGGGAGATCGTGGAGCTGACCAACAAGCTGCTGGACGCCAAGAACACCATCAATAAGCTGGAGGAGCTCAATGTATGGCGGGGGGAACCCCTCCCGTGTCCCTGGCTTTGCCCTGGCCTAGGCCCTGCTTGCCTGGGGCGGGGCCGGCCTCTGACCCTTGCCTGTACCTGTAGGAGCGGTACCGGCTGGACTGCAACCTGGCTGTGCAGCTCCTCAAGTGCAACAAGTCCCACTTCCGCAACCACAAGTTCGCCGATGTGAGCAGAACCCCCCCACGCCCCTGCCAGCGCTAGTCCTGCCTTCTCAGGACTCCTCTGACTTGAGTTTTCACACCTCCCTCTATCCTCCTGCCTTGACTCCTCCTTTCTGCTTTGCCCTGCCCTTGCCTGCATGGCTCCTCTCAAGCCAGTCAACTCTGCCACTGGTCGGTGTTCCGTGTGCTGTCAAGAGATAGTCACTGGGACTGGGGGCTGGCCCTGCTGGTATTTCTggaacagaggcagggagagaggcactAAATTTCGGGATCCCATGCGGGAAGGTGGGGTTGGCCAGGGTATCAGTCATAAGAATATTGAGAGAGGATGAGGCCCAGCTGATCCCTTTACCCCAAGGGGCAAGCTCTAGACTCCAGAGCTTCAGGCCCAAGGGTGATAGGGTCTGTAGAAGGAGTGGAGGGACTCATGAGGCTGCTGGCCAGTACAGGTCCTCAAACTTGTCTGGTTTGGGCAGAAGCCACTGCTGAGATGCAGGGAGATGGACGTTTGAGGGCATGTGGGCCTTAGCACCAGTTCTGGGATCAGATGCTGGCTGTGTTCATCAAAAGCTGCAAGTTACTTCACCCCTGCGGAGCCTCAgtttatttgtgaaatgaggcTATACCCTGGCATGCCGGGGGGCCGGAAGATCACAGTGCTGAGCACGCAGTGGTGCTTATACGTGCCGGTCGTTATTTTTGCTCTGAGGTTGGGATCGTTCatgtctctcttcccttctcccactctttTTCCCCAGCTGCCCTGTGAGCTACAGGACATGGTTCGGAAACATCTGCACAGTGGTCAAGAGGCTGCCAGCCCGGGCCCTGCCCCTAGCCTGATGCCAGGGGCTGTGGTACCCACCTCGGTCATTGCTCGAGTATTAGAGAAGCCAGAGTCTCTACTGCTCAACTCAGCCCAGTCAGGCAGTGCCGGGCGCCCCTTGGCCGAGGATGTCTTTGTGCACGTGGACATGAGTGGGGGGGGCCCGGGTGACCCAGccagtcccccagcccctggcagccccaCCTCACAACCCAATGGGGAATGTCGCTCCCTGGGCACTGCCGGGGGCTCCCCAGAGGAGGA from Neofelis nebulosa isolate mNeoNeb1 chromosome 6, mNeoNeb1.pri, whole genome shotgun sequence includes these protein-coding regions:
- the TJAP1 gene encoding tight junction-associated protein 1 isoform X2 produces the protein MTSAAPAKKPYRKAPPEHRELRLEVPGSRLEQEEPLTDAERMKLLQQENEELRRRLASATRRTEALERELEIGQDCLELELGQSREELDKFKDKFRRLQNSYTASQRTNQELEDKLHTLIKKAEMDRKTLDWEIVELTNKLLDAKNTINKLEELNERYRLDCNLAVQLLKCNKSHFRNHKFADLPCELQDMVRKHLHSGQEAASPGPAPSLMPGAVVPTSVIARVLEKPESLLLNSAQSGSAGRPLAEDVFVHVDMSGGGPGDPASPPAPGSPTSQPNGECRSLGTAGGSPEEELPLPAFEKLSPYPTPSPPHPLYPGRKVIEFSEDKVRIPRNSPLPNCTYATRQAISLSLVEEGGERARPSPVPSSPASAQTSPRHEPSPVPPALSAPASSASSEEDLLASWQRAFVDRTPPPAAVAQRTAFGRDALPDLQRHFALSPADRDEEVLAPSSPPGESGLLLPTEADSGLPREEEEELNLPISPEEERQSLLPGDNGTDQGPVTSHTDGRAWALPSSSRPQRSPKRMGVHHLHRKDSLTQAQEQGNLLN
- the TJAP1 gene encoding tight junction-associated protein 1 isoform X1; amino-acid sequence: MTSAAPAKKPYRKAPPEHRELRLEVPGSRLEQEEPLTDAERMKLLQQENEELRRRLASATRRTEALERELEIGQDCLELELGQSREELDKFKDKFRRLQNSYTASQRTNQELEDKLHTLASLSHSWIFAIKKAEMDRKTLDWEIVELTNKLLDAKNTINKLEELNERYRLDCNLAVQLLKCNKSHFRNHKFADLPCELQDMVRKHLHSGQEAASPGPAPSLMPGAVVPTSVIARVLEKPESLLLNSAQSGSAGRPLAEDVFVHVDMSGGGPGDPASPPAPGSPTSQPNGECRSLGTAGGSPEEELPLPAFEKLSPYPTPSPPHPLYPGRKVIEFSEDKVRIPRNSPLPNCTYATRQAISLSLVEEGGERARPSPVPSSPASAQTSPRHEPSPVPPALSAPASSASSEEDLLASWQRAFVDRTPPPAAVAQRTAFGRDALPDLQRHFALSPADRDEEVLAPSSPPGESGLLLPTEADSGLPREEEEELNLPISPEEERQSLLPGDNGTDQGPVTSHTDGRAWALPSSSRPQRSPKRMGVHHLHRKDSLTQAQEQGNLLN